Part of the Quercus robur chromosome 5, dhQueRobu3.1, whole genome shotgun sequence genome, TCACATGGAACATAAACAGATATACTTAACTCCCACCAAATTGGAAATGGTACCAATTAAGCCCCAAAACATGGTATGATGGGGCTGGCTTATATAGCAAATTGCTATTTTATAACAGGGACCCAAGCTGTAAAAAGTCATGGACTGCCTATGTCATTTGAATTTGTTGTTTTATAACAAGGACCCAAGATATTTTCAGAGTTATTTTGATGCACCACTTATGAAAGTTCCAGAGAGGCTTCATccagtgaaaatattttacattgaaaagCCTGAAAGTGACTTTTATTACTGTTACATTGACcttgattttgtaaaatttattttaggagttGCCATTTGCTTGACAAACAACTGAAGAGGCAGAGGAAAATGttgcttctttattttattttattttttatctaataaaatttctctctatctcaaaaaaaaaaaaaaaaaaaaaaaaaaaaaaaaagaagcagatACAAActaatcaataaattttttttattgattagttttttcttttttaagattggttagtttttatgttaaaatgttttgaattaaaaaaaaaaaatttaaatgggttttgggcttcgggtagggtatggatatccatGGATAATATATTCGGATAAGATTCGGATATGGATATTAATGGGCATTGATAATCGGGTATCCATGGGTAAACTTTTCGGGTCGGGTATAGGTATACCCGATTCATACCCTACCCATGGCCATCCACTGCAACTGACATGAGGCAGCCCATGAAGTTGCCAATTAATGGCTTCGTAACCGTTGGTTTGAATAGGAGGGTACGCTTTGCCTGAATGAGAGAGTTAAGTCTAACTTAAATGCGCTTAAGGTCGTCCATTCAACGGATGACCAATTTGATCACTATTCGTCACCTGGTATTTTGGTGGATAAGAAGCATAATATTTGCAATAATTTCCATACATTGTAGACAGACATGTAAAGTAagaataagttaaaaaaaaaaatggcaatcACACTCAATAACACAAACagacaaaaaaggaaaatcacAAATATCTCTAGCAGCTCTCAAGCAATAAACAATagtaagaaaatataaattaaagaatGGCCTGATTAAGTAGCTATAGAATAACTTAGGACCCATGCTAACTTTCACAGCATCAAGGCTTTCAGAGCAACGGTGATGAGTGAGAGAGATGGAGAAGGTGAGACTGTGAGAGTGTGTGTTCGGTCCCATTTGGTCTAGTTCGGTCCtgatttattttcaattgaaacGGTGATGTGCCCACAATCCACATGACATAAACTAATACAAACAATGCTGTTTAATAAAagccattttttaaaaaacaaatgtttTGTACCAAAAACGATGTCGTCTCCTTATGTAGCTGTTACATTCCAGAGCCTCATTATCGAATGTACAGGAGTTGATCCACCACAGGCAGTGGATTTTGAAATAAGAGCAAAAGCAACATTACTTGCATAGAGCATCTTGGCTTCCTAGTATGTGTGCTCAATTTCCACGCTAGGAAAAGTCTTTAAAAGGTTTCTGCAATAAGTGAGTAAAGgttgtaataaataatttattttgaagtaTTATGTAAGGTAAACTACTGCTAAAGCATTAGGTGGGAACtttagttataaaaatattttccttttaattttatcttctCTCTGAAATTTGCGAAAAAAGAACACATTTTGTCTTCCTAAATAGGGTGGAGGTTGTGCAAACTTGCCAATTTGTAAAttgttttaccaaaaatttgacAAAGGATTTTCTAGtcaacttaaaaatattttaaaatgaaacaaatattgaaaaataCAGAAAATATATTCTTGAAAAGCAAACAAAGTGAGGGCAACCCTTTAACCAAATGGCATCTCCCTTGGTGAGGTTTTTTAAACAGGTTAGATCTACTACAGGCTTGAGCCATGAATTGGGCCACCATTATGAGTTGTTTTAGGGGCCCAATTGCCCTCCTCCTCAAGGAGGTATACACTCTAGGCCCTTTGTTGTCTTATTAATTCATCCACAATAGGCCCCCCTTGCTTGCAATGAAGTTTGTGTAACTGATGGCCAATTTTGTGTGCCTAAGAACTTCGATCTTTCCCTAGTACGTGGTCTTGAAGgccattaataataataataataataataataataagttcgtgtatatgtatatgttgatgtcaagtttatgtttgtgtgtgtgtcttttgtgagagagagagagagagagagagagtttatgGTTTCTACCTTTGGCACTACCTTTCTTTTAGCCTAGAAGCAGAACAACCATGCATCTGACAATCACCTTGAGAATGTTGTGCCATTTTTGGAGCCAACTTTTGTTTGTAGCATCAACTAATTGATTGCTTAAGTAAACCAAAGAAATAGAATTTATTCTTGCACCCAGATGTCCATTAACTTGTGAATGTTTTATGGAAATAGAGTTTCCAAAAATGTATGGCAGAGTACAGTGAATTTACTAGGgtcttgatttaaaaattttcaattaactACCATAGTCCTTAGATTCaactcaacaattttttttatcgaTTTTGTTGAACTGTCAAATCaagtaatttcattaaaataatactttCATCCATTTGTctttcaaattattttgaaaacatatgACTCCATATTTTATCCTTCTTTCATTGCACAACTTTTTTTGCCAACTAAAATAGTGAGCTTGCACACAAATACACCATTTATAGTTATATTAATAAGTTAGTGAGataagagcaaccacatcagctCGTGGAAAAGATTCcatctattttacacaaaaaacctactttttctattttacaccattacttttacaaaacactcacatcagtttatctattttacaaaactattcaataaaatattcattattcatcatttttttattattttccctaatggttatactttttttaatttaaacttatattttaagtaAACTACCAACACCGGTGGCTCGGCCAATAAAGCCGCTTGTGGTGGAGGTCCGATGGCCCACCAGATTAGTGTCTCCGACCATTGTATCGCCATCACCGGTGGGCTGATTGTTGTAATAGTGTCTCCGACGACCGCCGTCAAATCGATGTCTCTGACGACCGCCGCTGAATCGATGTCTCTGACAACCGCTGCTGAATCGATGTCTTCGACCACCGTATTACTAGAATCGGTGACCGAATTGATGCTGTCGAATCGATGTCTCCGATCAacggtcattttttttttttgacccaacggtcataatttttattgttatatccaCCGGTCATAGTTTTGAAATTCAAAcggtaaattcaaacctaactttaaacccaatggtaaattcaaacataaatgtcatatttttttaactttaaatccaatggtaaattcaaacctaaaggtcatattttttttttttttaactttaaacccaatggtaaattcaaacctaaagatcatatttttttaaactttaaacccaatgataaattcaaacctaaaggtcatattttttaactttaaacccaatggtaaattcaaacctaaatgtcattttttttttttaactttaaacccaatggtaaattcaaacctaaagatcatattttttttttttactttaaacccaatgataaattcaaacctaaaggtcatatttttttttttaactttaaatccAATAGTAAATTCAAAGCTAaaggtcatatttttttttttaactttaaaccaaattgtaaattcaaacctaaaggtcatattttttaactttaaacccaatggtaaattcaaacctaaatgtcaaatttttgaaattcaaactcAAGTCACATTCTTGCTCTATAAATATGaccattttctctctaatttccaCCCACTTCTACAAAATTATCTATTCCATTCggtttttgttctctcttaaTGGATTTCCATTATgacattgattttatttttccaaatgatGATCCTCCATTTGACTCATCTCCTGATGATGATGAGACGGAACTTACTCTAGCTATTGCCATAGAAGAATTAAAGAATGAAGGAGCATCAACATCATGTCGTCGTTCGGTTCAACCTTGCAGGTTTATCTGGCGTAATCCTTTGTAAGGTCATGATAGGCTTTTCCATGattattttgctgaaacacCAGTGTATCCTCCTAATGTATTTCGAAGGAGGTTTCGAATGAGTCATTCTCTTTTTCTACGTATCCATTCAAGAGTTGAAGCTACTGAACCATActttgttcaaaaaagaaatgcgGCTAACACACTCGGGTTGTCTTCCCTTCAAAAGATGACCGCTGCAATCAGAATGCTTGCTTATGGAGTGTCGGCTGATTTCATGGATGAATACATAAGGATTGGAGAAACCACTGCaataaaaagcttaaaaaaatttgttaaagcgGTAGTTTCAATCTTTTCTGAAGAGTACTTGAGGTCACCAAACAACAATGACATTGCAAGGTTGTTAGCAATTGGCCAACATCGTGGATTTCCAAGAATGCTAGGAAGCATCGACTACATGCATTGGAAATGGAAGAATTGTCCAAGTAAGTGGAAAGGTCAATATATTGGTCATACACGTGATCCAACGATAATTTTGGAAATCGTGGCGTCGTATGACCTTTGGATATGGCATGCATTTTTTGGGTTACCGGGGTCTCACAATGACATCAATGTCCTAGAGCGGTCTTCTGTATTTTCTGAGCTTGCTGAAGGGCGTGCTCCTCCGGTTAATTACTCGATAAATGGTAATAACTATTCGATGGGGTACTATCTTGCAGATGGTATATATCCATCATGGGCAACATTTGTTAAAACAATTCCAGCACCACAAGACCGTAAAAGACAACATTTTGCTTCCGCACAAGAGGCGGTCAGGAAGGATGTCGAACGTGCATTTGGAGTACTTCAAGCGCGATTTGCAATTATGCGTGGGCCTGCACGTTTTTTCCATCTTGAAACGCTTAAGGACATTATGATGGCATGTATAATATTGCATAATATGATCGTTGAAGATGAGCGACATACTTACCTTGGAGCAAATGACTTTGATTATGATCAAATCAACGATAATGGACCCGAACCGGTGTCACATAATCCCACTTGTAACCTTATGCAGTTCATTGAACGTCATAATTCCATTAGAGATAGAGGAATTCATTCTCAACTTCAAGCAGATCTCGTTGAGCATCTATGGCAACTACAAGGCCAGTCGTAGGAATTTgtaattctaaatttctaagcATTACTACTTTTATTTAATGTGAACCTTCgttggaatttgaaattttctaagttTAATTTTACTAAGTttccaaaaaattgagacaaCAAAAAGCCGTATATAAGTTGACAAACCCTTAGGTAAGTTTGTCAACTCAAGTTTAGTTATAAACTTACACTAGATACTATCCTGATCGTTGGTCATTTTTAACACAACTGTAGCTATTCAACAAAGcttatgcagaaaaatgacactatgcagaaaaatgacaCTATGCAAAAATGACactgcagaaaaataattatgcagaaaaataacattatgcagaaaaataacactatgcagaaaaataattatgcagaaaaataacagtatgcagaaaaataacattatgcagaaaaatgacactatgcagaaaaataacagtaTGTAGAAAAATAAcagtatgcagaaaaataacactgcAGAACAATAACACTGCAGAAAAATActattatgcagaaaaatgacactatgcagaaaaataacactatgcagaaaaataattatgcagaaaaataacagtatgcagaaaaataacactgTAGAACAATAACACTATGCAGAACAataacactatgcagaaaaatgacactgcagaaaaataattatgcagaaaaatgacagtatgcagaaaaatgacactatgcagaaaaatgacactgcagaaaaataacactatgcagaaaaataacattatgcagaaaaataacagtGCAGAACAATAACACTATGCAGAACAataacactatgcagaaaaatgacactgcagaaaaataacactatgcagaaaaataacattatgcagaaaaataacagtGCAGAACAataacactatgcagaaaaatgacactgcagaaaaataattgtatgcagaaaaataacactgcagaaaaataacattatgtagaacaataacactatgcagaaaaatgacactatgcagaaaaataacagtatgcagaaaaataacactgcagaaaaataacattatgcagaacaataacactatgcagaaaaataacactatacagaaaaataattatgcagaaaaataacattatgtAGAAGAATGACACAATGCAAGTACAACCACCTGTTGagaaagtgcagaaaaatagcatatacaaTTAATAAAATCAGCAACCAATAAAATAGCATATTTACATTCAAATAACATTTACAACCAATAAAATCAGCAAGTACAACCACCTTCAACAGAGATATTGCTTCACCCAAAATAGAATGACAAGAACAGAATCacaaattaaattgaataatcAAGTGCTATTGTTCGTGTACAatacaaaatttacaacattGCATCTATTTCCTTGCACAAGTAAAGActacaaaaatatatctaaCATGATTAGAGATTGAATAATCATGTTCCTTGCACAAGTAAATACTACAAAATAGATGTCTAACATCAAATCATCTATATCAACTATGTGCTAGTATCTTTGCACTATACAAAAAATTACTTGATTAGATATTGTCAATAATAATATTCCATTATGATGCGTATTTAGACCTTAACCTCTCCAAGATTTCCAAACGACGTAGACGAATGTATTCTTTTTGCTCAGGATCCATAGTTCTTGTATCTTTCATCATAAGTTCATcttccattttccttttttctacTTCATTCTTCTCTTCCTTGATACGAATCAACTCTCTTCGTTCTTCGGATGCAATGCGCATTGCCTCTTTTCGTTCTTCTAATGCAATGCACATactttcctttttctcctcatgcattcttctcttttcttccttgATTTCGTCCAATTGGGAGGAAAGTGTTGGGATCACGTCATcacaattctttcttttctttaatttcaccTTTTCGGCCTTCTTGCCTATAGGTCTCTCCAAGGTTTCGCTGGAGTTCATCTCTTCATTATCTTCATCTACATTTATTGAGCTTGCAAAGGATTGTGTGGCTGGTCGTGTGGTTGGTTGTCTTGTGCGGGCCTTCAAACTATCTCTTAGAATCAACCACTTAGCTTCATTCCTCAAAATTCTCCAACAATGCTCCAATTGAAATGCATTTTTGCAATTAATTTGATACATAGTTTTTGCATCTTCAAtctacaaaagtaaaaaattgaaaataataagaatCATAAAACTAAAAGTGTTTTGATGTACAATACATATTAAATGTTGAGTTGAAATACCTTGTCATGCTCAGTTTTACCGCTTTCATTCCGGTTCTCAATTTGGGCCAAGCATCCACAGAACTTGTTGGTCTCCCTTTGAATTGTTGACCACCGACTATTTAAAGAATCCTTAGTGCAGTTAAATTTCTTGTCATTATGGAAGGTAGACCAAATTCTCTCCCAAAATGTTGTGTGTTTTTGGTTCGTCGATGTCACGACATCTAAGCTAATATTGAGCCACGTCGACACTAGCTTAATGTCTTCATCTATGGTGAAGTTGATTCCCCGTTGACCTCTCTtagtagttgatttttttgcaataggGGGTATAGATTGTCCCATTTCAACTTGGGGTGGAGATTGATGGACATTGACGTCTGAATGCGGAGTGAACATCAAATTACTGctgtcaaaagactcaaaacctTGTTCATTGTCTTGTAAAATGTCAAGGAAGaagggattttgattttgtgagtCCATCACCTAACAAACACCAAAGTAATTCAAAAGCAGCACTAATaagcaacaaaattgaaaacaaaaaagaaaaggcattgAGAGCATGGAATTCAACCACAACCAAGCAATCACAACCAAGCATAGATGAAGCACCCTTATGGTCTAATTAATAACCAAGCACCCTTATGGTCTAATTCATTGACCAATTCATGtacaaacacaagaaaatcaaacctCAAAGCAACAGAATTGAGAGCATGGAATTCAACCATAGAAATAATAAGTATTCAACCTCAAACCTCAAACCTCAAACACAAGATAAAACCCACATGGAATTCAACCTTAGAAATAATAAGTATTcaacagaattcaaaaataaaccaaaatttaaacCGATTTCCCACAAATTATTCTCAAATGAAGAACTAAAAAAAGACTGATTTTATCAAATTTGGCTTgcaaaagagagacagaaagaCAAGCAGTTAGCTATACTATTTGCAACCTATAAGATTAGTCctagaataaaagtaaaaaattaaagattagtCCTAGATTAAAATTGCTCCACAGGCAGAGACATACGCAGTGAGAGGCAGAAGTTGAAGATTGGACATTGTAGGGAGCTCCTAATCGCCATCTCCGTGTTGGTGGGTGCTTCTAGCTGCAGCTACTTAGTGCTAATACTGATTCTATTAAGGGTTAGTCTTCTTTGTCCTGTTCCACAGCATTTATATggctttctttttggttggggAAAATGACTAGT contains:
- the LOC126727334 gene encoding uncharacterized protein LOC126727334 gives rise to the protein MTAAIRMLAYGVSADFMDEYIRIGETTAIKSLKKFVKAVVSIFSEEYLRSPNNNDIARLLAIGQHRGFPRMLGSIDYMHWKWKNCPSKWKGQYIGHTRDPTIILEIVASYDLWIWHAFFGLPGSHNDINVLERSSVFSELAEGRAPPVNYSINGNNYSMGYYLADGIYPSWATFVKTIPAPQDRKRQHFASAQEAVRKDVERAFGVLQARFAIMRGPARFFHLETLKDIMMACIILHNMIVEDERHTYLGANDFDYDQINDNGPEPVSHNPTCNLMQFIERHNSIRDRGIHSQLQADLVEHLWQLQGQS
- the LOC126727332 gene encoding glutathione S-transferase T3-like — its product is MDSQNQNPFFLDILQDNEQGFESFDSSNLMFTPHSDVNVHQSPPQVEMGQSIPPIAKKSTTKRGQRGINFTIDEDIKLVSTWLNISLDVVTSTNQKHTTFWERIWSTFHNDKKFNCTKDSLNSRWSTIQRETNKFCGCLAQIENRNESGKTEHDKIEDAKTMYQINCKNAFQLEHCWRILRNEAKWLILRDSLKARTRQPTTRPATQSFASSINVDEDNEEMNSSETLERPIGKKAEKVKLKKRKNCDDVIPTLSSQLDEIKEEKRRMHEEKKESMCIALEERKEAMRIASEERRELIRIKEEKNEVEKRKMEDELMMKDTRTMDPEQKEYIRLRRLEILERLRSKYAS